AGAGGTCGTGATGATATGGCAGGCAAGTGTCAATGAACAGAGAACATCCTTTTCCTTCAGATTTATGTTGTGAAAAGCATCTTAACGAGTGTGTATATTATCCATTGTCCATGCAGGTGTGAAGGGTGAGGTCGTGATGGTATGGCACACTGTGGTGTGTCCCTCCTAAATAGCAGTTGACAAGTGCACTCCTTGACTCGATCTGAGCCAACACGAGGCAGCCATGAGGTGGGGCAACAAGAAGGAGTTTGTCACGTCCACACACTCCATCCTCAAGCTACTGGAAATAGTAAGCACGGCGGGAAAATAGATATAATTGCATATATAAAATCTGTTGATCTAGCACCATTAACTTTTCCTGACCATGCCTcgtgttctgaaacactttgctctctcaccacgactattttcaaaggccacggacaTTATTATCctggttcttaagagtgtttctgctgttactaatgtagaaaacttgttaatctgtcactgtagccgtaaaaacactcttaaagtAGGGAAGgcgcgcagaagtgtttcagaatgtacagtaaaatcccttttatccggcatcaacgggaccgccgacatgccggatacttgaatagaagtgaaattatgtcgaCAATCACCACCtaacactcacgcatcttaccataacaaagatcagctgatctgatcagctgcttaagtgtaagcacaacacggttcctcttttctacaactttaggcatgatgaaggcgtcaggcgataaacagtgcacacgcgggactgagtcactgagtaaacacagtgcagtgggctgcggatggcgcaaagcagtgcgctctggtggcgaagggacaaagtatgcctcgcgcgggaattttaatcgattttatgggtacacattgattttttattgattgtaaggctcagggaaaaatgtgccggatacttgaagctgccagatactcgaatgccggataagagggattttactgtagtctTATATGAGGAGATACCACGGAACAAGTGTTGATGAAcctaagcctttttttttttttctttttttttttttttaggctgcCTTGGTGACGGCCATGACCTTGTTCCTTGCGGGCAACAGATGTCAGAGCATTCCAATGTACGTGTCCTTGTACGTGCTGCCCATCGTGGTgtgtctgctcttcctcctcatctcctacACCACAGCCATCATGGTGACTGACAGTGGGAGGAACCCTTACTTCATCCCCACCTGGGCCAGAGGGGTGAGTCATCGTGATTTTgtgtattcatctttttttttttttctttccttctttctttcttttccatcttgcCTCTGTTAAAATTTGCCACAATGGATCGCCTCCTACCACCTTCTGTTATGCTTCTCCTGTCATTTGCTTTATGCATGATCTCTATGGGATCTGAATATCCCTCCACCATCCTCGATCTTCTGCCTCTACTCCTCTATGGCATGTTTTATTAATCTCCTtggcttttctcttctttcccggCAGCTCCATCCTCAGCATCATCATACCAGTGTAATTTGTATATCTCCTCTTCATGTCCAAATCATCTTAGTCTCTCTCCCTTGTACAGTACTAATTTGATAAACTATTCTCTATCTGTGTTTTCTCGCATATCATATTGCTACTGTAATGAACACTTATCTCCTCAAGGAACTGTTCtcatgttgttttgtatgcCAGTAAACATGCCTGGCCTATTCGACAATCATCTGCGAACTCGATTTGTATTCTTTGCTTACATATACCATGCAGCTGAACATTACACCCTCTAGAAAAGTCAAAGTGATTCGTGAGTgttgtgtactctctctctctctctctctgtctctccagcATGTAAAGAAGCCagctagaaagaaagaaaaaaaatatacaggttCCTTTCATGCTGCTCTTCTCTCCTAAAAAAATTGAGTATAAAAGCTTCTGTGACCTTCCTGTCTGCAAAGAGAAGGCATTCAAcgctcacttaaaaaaaaataataataaaataaataaataaataaataaataaataaataaataaataaatatatatatatatatatatatatatatatatatatatatatatatatatatatatatatatatatatatatatatatatatatatatatatatatatatatatatatatatatattcccttcCACAGGAGTCTTGGCTCAACGTTCTGGCGGCGTTGCTCATGGTGGTGGGcgccacactcacactcactcggGGACCTTGCTCTGACACTGCTCTCACGGTCACTGCAGTGGTCAGTAATTCTTGCAGTCATGAACACGTCATAACAACCCTCTGAACTTGCTTTCACATGTTATGTTTTTCCCACAGTTCTAAATCCTGTGGGGTACTAAGAATACATTAATCGTCAGTAAGGGAACTTTGGACTGAGGGAAAGGCAAAACATCGGGTGGAATCTTATGCCCACTGAGTACACAGAATGCAGATTATGGAAAATGTTATATGGTGGTGAAAGCTTTACACTCCACCTGTGGCTTCGATCCCTTACAGGCTCTGGGCTACATCTGTGCCGTCATGTTTGGCTGCAGCGGCGCCATCACCTATATAGCACTCGTGCAGCACCAGGAGAGGGGCACCATCAAAACGTCACAGGAGCAAGACAAGGAGGATGGCCACATTGCCACACTTGCGAGCATATTTTAGGTTAATGTTCTAATCTTTCATGGAAAGTAACAAGAcgtcacctgctcctcctcccagagAAATGTACTTTTTTTGACCCTTACAGCATGTGGAGGGCTGTCTATTCTAATTTTAATAGTATAAAGGCATGGAAATTATATTTCTTAAGGTTCACAGCTTAAACATGCATATCCTATTAAAGACTTTATTGTCTACCATAGACATCCCATAATCAAGAATTCCAGAAAAGTTGCatagtgaataaataataataatgtaataatgacATGAACAATGTtgacaatgaagaaaataaacttttcatatataattaaaaaaaaacatggtctACAATCTCCAAGTCCCACTGGCATAAAATTTTCCTGGCAAATTGTTAAGATACAATTAAAATCATGGACTCTAATCTCCAAACTCCACCTGCTACACATGATAGAATTCTTCAACACTGGGGTAAGTTACAGAGCAACCTTGTACAATACATCACATGGAAAGTGTTCTGACCAAGTCATCATctgaagacagaaaaaataaattattaaaataaaacaaaacctaCCAATCATGAGAGCTAAGAGGAAACAATGAGTTATGCTTCTATGAGGatgaatctgaaaaaaaaaaaaaaaaaaaaaaaaaaaaagtcttcaataacagttattattactatgtattggaaaaaaaaaataataaccttaATATTACAAGTCCATTGTATTCAATGTACTGTTttataacaatatataaaattttgtgTCCAACTTTGGGTAACAGAAGCTCGACTAGCTTGCACTTTGTGAATGTCTGGGCACTCCCACACTTGTGCTTCAAATCCTTcctaaaaagaagcaaaatgaTATGCCAGCACTGTATACATACCTGGATCAATAAGTTaaagatataaaataaaactatcATTCTGTATATTATACTATATTGAGTTCAAAGGAATTGGTTAAAGTAAAAATATAGGTAATCTAATGGCAGTCGTTCCTCAGGCCTCATTGATGTGCCGagccttctcctccccctccttcatgCCTCTTCCTTTGCCATGAACTAGCGCCCCGTTTACCCTGTTCCTTCGGGACAGACTTGGCAGTTGGCTCCTGTTCACGCCCCTCCTCTTCACACGGATCCACCTTGACCGAGACACTCTTCGCTTTGGTTTGTGTGGTCCCTCTCTGCTACCTATGGGATGGTCTTCTGAcccttcttgtccttcctccaCTACACCACCAGTCCCTTGGTCCTCAGCCTTCACCTCAGGGCAAGAAGGGTGGGGTAGCATGCCATCTTGTCCACAGTCAGAGTCCACATCAGATTTCTGTTGGTACTGTTCCTCCATGTTCTCAGTCAGTGCTGTTGTTTCCATCTGACCTCTGAgctgaaaaagagagggagtcTAAGGCAAGATTCCCTACAGAAGTGTGGAAGAACCTCACTCAGTTAATCAACCAAATGTGCATATGTAAAGGTATAATGACTCAAACCCAAAGTATGTATGATGAAACACTCTCAAAGGTGACTACTTCAGCCCTTGCTGGGTGTGGTGCACAGTGACTCACCGTTTCTAGTTCCTCAGTGTCGTGGTCCTGACACACATTGCCAAACCCTGGAATGAGTTGCAGGTTGCCTGTGATGTGTTGCCGGCAGAACGAGTTTGGGCAGAATTGGCAGCGGTTCAGGCGTGTGCTCCACTGGCCACACTCGTCACAGTGGTGCCACGGACAGATCCACTTCCCTGTTCGATGGAGGAAAAATTTTGATTGGAGGTGTATGCAAGTTGTGGTTTATCACAATAAATATATAGCTTCTACCTCTTCAAGACAGTACAAAATCCAGGTTATCACTTAAAAGCTAGTATTGAGTATGTCAAGGTAATCATTTGTCGCTAATACACTTCTTGTCAGATTTATCTTCATACTATAGGCAGGATAATGTATTAACAATGTAGTAATGTACAGTAAGTGGTAGAAGCTCAAAATCTGCATCCACAATTATTTATGCCAAGAGTAAAGACATGCAGCAagcatcttcctcctcacctctggGCAGCTTGTCGAGGCCTAAACACTCAAGGTGGTATCCCTTGGGACAGTTGACGCCATCACACAGAATCAGGTCACCTGGTCCCCCACACCGGAAACACTCGTCCTCTGACACTTTTGTCTCTCGCCGACGACGTTTCCTTCGCTGcttcccatttttctccctctttggGCCCGCCATCTCTGTCTGGTTTGTGggaaaaaactatattttctcctctcagGCTGCATTTATTCCTAATAAAATTCTAAAGTCCCTACATTGGCCAACACCTGATGTGAACACTTCTGAGAAGGCATACATAAAAGACAGCCTAGCTTAAGTTGTCACAAACTACTCATTTTCAGTCCATGATCAAACTTccataagaacttaagaaataaaggaagctgcaagaagccaccaggcttacatatggcagtccctgtatgaaatatacctatttccacctatcatccccatccataaatctgtctaatcttctcttaaagttccctaatgtctTGGCACTAAcgacttgattactgagtctgttccattcatctaccactctatttgagaaccaatctctccctatctctttcttaaacctaaatttttatttcttgttctgtcctggtttctgaccctaagaattttgcttacatccctgctgttataacccttatatcacttaaagacatctatcaggtcccctcttaacctatgcctctctaaagaatgtaaatttaacagcttcaatcttgccttgtaaggaatactcctcatcccctgtatccttttagtcattctcctttgcactgattctaatagacctatatccttcctgtaatgtggggaccagaactgcacagtgtagtctagatgagatctgaccagtgccaaatataactttaatattactttgggccttctacttttaacactcctaaaaattaatcctaataccctatttgccctgtttctgacttctatgtattgttttcctagatggagttcagagctaactataactcctaaatctttttcgtaccacAAACCTTAcaaattttgttgtttatcgcgtacctactgtgtgggtttcctctacctacgctaagtaccttgcatttgttgatattaaactgcacttgccatctgtccatccattcattcatcctatctaaatctgcctgcaaggcgatggcatctgattctgatctaattaatttacctatctttgtgtcatccacaaatttactaacatcactactaattccactacccaagtcattgatatatattaaaaacatcaatgaccctaatactgatccctgtgacaCCAGACTAATTACATCACCCCACTTGgatttagagccatttattacaactctttctcgcctgccgcttagccatgaccttatccagcccaGCACCTTACCACTATCCTGTGTGccttaacctttctcaggagcctctgatggggtacctcgtcaaatgctttactgaagtccagatataagatgttataactatcaccattatctaccacctcatacactttactgtaaaaacttaagaagttcgtcaggcaagacttccccttcgtgaagccatgctgtgaacgatttatcaagttatgtttgtgtaaatgctccctaatgttcttctttgctattactgactccattatttcacctacaacagaagttaagctgacaggtctataattagacattaaagttttatctcctttcttaaagatggggactacattagcctgcctccacactgactcaagtgatttcctaaagacagaaaccaatggctcactaataacctctttacATTCCTCAAGTAATCtgagatatatttcatctggtccagGTGCCTTGAtctttttagcctatctcctgttccactatctccttcattatggtaatatctgtcagcttctcattctcatctgctctaaacatttGTTCACTAtcatgcatgttttcctgggtgaagacagttaaaaaatactcattcagaaatTTACTTATCTCCTTCCCAGAGCTAACCAGCTCCCtttctgctgcctttaatggacctatagtttccttattctttgtcctgtatacctgataaaatctctTAGGGTCCATcttcacctggctggctacctttaattcataactgattttagctttcctcattaatctcctgacttttctaattcattacattgtggccttaaaacctcttcccctgcctttaatcCTTAATAAATTCAGATACGTATTCAACATTTCCTTCCTGTGCCTC
This genomic window from Scylla paramamosain isolate STU-SP2022 chromosome 33, ASM3559412v1, whole genome shotgun sequence contains:
- the LOC135089805 gene encoding uncharacterized protein LOC135089805 isoform X2, which encodes MRWGNKKEFVTSTHSILKLLEIAALVTAMTLFLAGNRCQSIPMYVSLYVLPIVVCLLFLLISYTTAIMVTDSGRNPYFIPTWARGESWLNVLAALLMVVGATLTLTRGPCSDTALTVTAVALGYICAVMFGCSGAITYIALVQHQERGTIKTSQEQDKEDGHIATLASIF
- the LOC135089805 gene encoding uncharacterized protein LOC135089805 isoform X1; amino-acid sequence: MALSMFKSFSCPYLAVRRLCGRSKAALVTAMTLFLAGNRCQSIPMYVSLYVLPIVVCLLFLLISYTTAIMVTDSGRNPYFIPTWARGESWLNVLAALLMVVGATLTLTRGPCSDTALTVTAVALGYICAVMFGCSGAITYIALVQHQERGTIKTSQEQDKEDGHIATLASIF